One Mycteria americana isolate JAX WOST 10 ecotype Jacksonville Zoo and Gardens unplaced genomic scaffold, USCA_MyAme_1.0 Scaffold_39, whole genome shotgun sequence genomic window carries:
- the LOC142403640 gene encoding olfactory receptor 14A16-like, with product MALVLLRKVSPNLSMTFPLCTGPHAWRQQISNSSSITEFLLLAFMDTRELQLLHFWLFLGIYLAALLGNGLIITAVVCNHHLHTPMYFFLLNLSLLDLASISTTVPKAMANTLWDSKAISYLGCAAQVFLFVFFISAEFSLLTIMSYDRYIAICKPLHYGTLVGSRACVHMAAAAWASGFVYALLHTANTFSIPLCQGNALDQFFCEIPQILKLSCSDAYLWEVWVIVVSIFVDFVCFVFIVLSYVQIFRAVLKIPSEQGRHKAFSMCLPHLAVVSLFISTVMVAYLKPPSISSPLLDMLVAVLYSVVPPAVNPLIYSMTNQELKDTLKKLIQSALSQQQ from the coding sequence atggctttggttttgctcagaaaagtctcccctaacttgtcaatgacttttcctctttgcacgggtccccatgcctggagaCAGCAAATATCCAATAGCAGCTCTATCACCGAGTTCCTTCTCCTGGCAttcatggacacacgggagctgcagctcttgcacttctggctcttcctgggcatctacctggctgccctcctgggcaatggactcatcatcaccgctgtagtctGCAACCATCACCttcacacccccatgtacttcttcctcctcaacctctctctcctcgacctggcctccatttccaccactgtccccaaagccatggccaataccttgtgggacagcaaggccatctcctacctgggatgtgctgcccaggtctttctgtttgtctttttcatttcagcagagttttctctcctcaccatcatgtcctatgaccgctacattgccatttgcaaacccctgcactacgggaccctcgtaggcagcagagcttgtgtccacatggcagcagctgcctgggccagTGGTTTCGTATATGCTCTACtccacactgccaatacattttcaatacctctctgccaaggcaatgccctagaccagttcttctgtgaaatcccccagatcctcaagctctcctgctcagatgcttacctctgggaagtgtgggttattgtggttagtatatttgtggattttgtgtgttttgttttcattgtgctgtcctatgtgcagatcttcagggcagtgctgaagatcccctctgagcagggacgacacaaagcgttttccatgtgcctccctcacctggccgtggtctctttgtttattagcactgtcatggttgcctacctgaagcccccctccatctcctccccattgctggatatgctggtggcagttctgtactcagtagtgcctccagctgtgaaccccctcatctacagcatgacgaaccaggagcttaaagacacattgaagaagctgattcaatcagctctttctcagcagcaatag